A single Actinomadura algeriensis DNA region contains:
- a CDS encoding PadR family transcriptional regulator has translation MQDVVLALLTKEPSHGYDLRKRLVAALGPVGGSLNAGQVYVTLTRLEKAGLVVFEREDAPVRGPRRKVYALTPDGRERVAAWLTEGVGPRSDVTEFHLKLVAAAESGLADPLALVDARRRELMRDLAEAQQAVLAHDENSEAGLLLEGIALRLQADLRWLEACERTWSARGKGRARR, from the coding sequence GTGCAGGACGTGGTGCTGGCGCTGCTGACCAAGGAGCCGTCGCACGGGTACGACCTGCGCAAACGGCTCGTGGCGGCGCTCGGGCCGGTGGGCGGGTCGCTCAACGCGGGCCAGGTCTACGTGACGCTCACCCGTCTGGAGAAGGCGGGCCTCGTCGTGTTCGAGCGTGAGGACGCGCCGGTGCGCGGGCCGCGGCGCAAGGTATACGCGCTGACGCCGGACGGGCGGGAGCGGGTGGCCGCGTGGCTCACCGAGGGCGTCGGCCCCAGGTCGGACGTGACGGAGTTCCACCTGAAGCTGGTGGCCGCCGCCGAGTCGGGGTTGGCCGATCCGCTCGCGCTCGTGGACGCGCGGCGGCGGGAGCTGATGCGCGATCTGGCCGAGGCCCAGCAGGCGGTCCTCGCCCACGACGAGAACTCGGAGGCCGGGCTGCTGCTGGAGGGGATCGCCCTCCGGTTGCAGGCCGATCTGCGCTGGCTGGAGGCGTGCGAGCGGACCTGGTCCGCGCGAGGGAAAGGTAGAGCGAGGCGATGA
- a CDS encoding steroid 3-ketoacyl-CoA thiolase — MPEAVIVDAARTPVGKRYGALSGLHPAQLLGATQKGLLDRLGVDPSTVGQVVGGCVTQAGEQANNVTRNAWLYAGLPYTTACTSIDCACGSSQQAVHLVAGLIAAGTIHTGIGCGVEAMSRVFLGQALTPETGSPMPDGWDFDYPDQFTAAERIAKNRGVTRADADALGLASQEKAARAWAEDRFAGQIVEIDAPVMTKEGPTGETATVTRDQGLRETSLEKLGGLNPVIPDGIHTAGNSSQISDGAAAVLLMSRERADELGLRPRARIVASTMVGSDPHYHLDGPIDSTRDVLDRAGMKLSDIDLVEINEAFASVVLSWAGVLGADMDKVNVNGGAIALGHAVGSTGARLITQAVNELERADRSTALVTMCAGGAHSTATIIERI; from the coding sequence ATGCCTGAAGCCGTCATCGTCGACGCCGCCCGCACCCCGGTCGGCAAGCGTTACGGCGCCCTGTCCGGCCTGCACCCCGCGCAGCTCCTCGGCGCGACCCAGAAGGGGCTCCTCGACCGGCTCGGCGTCGACCCGTCCACCGTCGGGCAGGTCGTCGGCGGCTGCGTCACCCAGGCGGGGGAGCAGGCCAACAACGTCACCCGCAACGCGTGGCTGTACGCGGGCCTGCCCTACACGACCGCCTGCACCAGCATCGACTGCGCGTGCGGCTCGTCCCAGCAGGCCGTCCACCTCGTCGCCGGGCTGATCGCCGCGGGAACGATCCACACCGGCATCGGCTGCGGCGTCGAGGCCATGAGCCGCGTCTTCCTCGGCCAGGCCCTCACCCCCGAGACCGGCAGCCCCATGCCGGACGGCTGGGACTTCGACTACCCCGACCAGTTCACCGCCGCCGAGCGCATCGCGAAGAACCGGGGCGTCACCCGCGCGGACGCCGACGCGCTCGGCCTCGCGTCGCAGGAGAAGGCCGCCCGCGCCTGGGCCGAGGACCGTTTCGCGGGCCAGATCGTCGAGATCGACGCGCCCGTCATGACCAAGGAGGGCCCGACCGGCGAGACCGCCACCGTCACCCGCGACCAGGGCCTCCGTGAGACGTCGCTGGAGAAGCTCGGCGGACTGAACCCGGTCATTCCGGACGGCATCCACACCGCCGGGAACTCCTCGCAGATCAGCGACGGCGCCGCCGCCGTCCTGCTCATGTCCCGCGAGCGCGCGGACGAGCTCGGCCTGCGGCCCCGCGCCCGCATCGTCGCGTCCACCATGGTCGGCTCCGACCCGCACTACCACCTCGACGGCCCCATCGACTCCACCCGGGACGTCCTCGACCGCGCCGGGATGAAGCTGTCCGACATCGACCTCGTCGAGATCAACGAGGCGTTCGCGTCGGTCGTCCTGTCCTGGGCGGGCGTCCTCGGCGCCGACATGGACAAGGTCAACGTCAACGGCGGCGCGATCGCCCTCGGCCACGCCGTCGGCTCCACCGGCGCCCGCCTGATCACCCAGGCCGTGAACGAGCTGGAGCGCGCCGACAGGTCCACGGCGCTCGTCACCATGTGCGCGGGCGGCGCGCACTCCACCGCCACCATCATCGAACGGATCTGA
- a CDS encoding acyl-CoA dehydrogenase, with translation MTIGLTEEHRDLRDAVRAFTARQVTQAAVRTAVDAGREKVPPFWDDLAAQGLLGLHLPEDLGGAGYGLLELAVVIEELGRAMTPGPFLPTVLASAVLHRAGHREHLEGLASGTTLGAVALRPGGLELRADGTLHGTSEPIIGAHLADVLVVPARTAEGTAWAVVSGASAEELPSHDLTRRLGRLRADGLAPDALLDLDGRAVLDLAAVLFAAESSGLADWTTVTAAEYAKVREQFGRPIGQFQGVKHRCARMLAHAEQARACAWDAARAQDEGRPDEASLAAAVAGATSVQAAFTTAKDCVNTLGGIGFTWEHDASLYLRRTQTLRIVLGSTGAWRRRVARLTLDGVRRELSVELPPEAEKIRGDVRAELEPAKALSGKERIGYLAARGYTAPHLPAPWGKGADAVTQLVIAEEMRAADLRAHDMIIGNWVVPTLIAHGSSAQHERFLPGSLRGDIRWCQLFSEPGAGSDLAALSTRAEKVDGGWKISGQKVWTSMAREADWGILLARTDASVPKHKGLSYFLLDMKSPGIDIRPLRELTGDTLFNEVFLDGAFIPDDLLVAAPGDGWKLARTTLANERVSLSNDSSLGSGGEALLKLVGEDDDERLTTLGGILCDAQSSSLFGLRTTLRSLAGGQPGAESSIGKLIGVEHIQQVWETAVDWIGPDALTGEGPGGMQDPTWMFLNSRNMSIAGGTTDVQLNIIGERVLGLPRDPQPTGRPA, from the coding sequence ATGACCATCGGACTGACCGAGGAGCACCGCGACCTCCGCGACGCCGTGCGCGCCTTCACCGCCCGCCAGGTGACGCAGGCCGCCGTGCGCACCGCCGTGGACGCCGGCCGGGAGAAGGTCCCGCCGTTCTGGGACGACCTCGCCGCGCAGGGCCTCCTCGGCCTGCACCTGCCCGAGGACCTCGGCGGCGCCGGCTACGGGCTGCTCGAACTCGCGGTCGTCATCGAGGAACTCGGCCGCGCGATGACCCCCGGCCCGTTCCTGCCGACCGTCCTGGCCAGTGCCGTCCTGCACCGCGCCGGCCACCGCGAGCACCTCGAAGGGCTCGCCTCCGGGACGACTCTCGGCGCGGTCGCGCTGCGCCCCGGCGGACTCGAACTGCGCGCCGATGGAACGTTGCACGGCACGTCCGAGCCCATCATCGGCGCGCACCTCGCGGACGTCCTCGTCGTGCCCGCCCGCACCGCTGAGGGCACCGCGTGGGCCGTCGTGTCGGGCGCGTCCGCCGAGGAGCTCCCGAGCCACGACCTGACCCGCCGCCTCGGCCGCCTCCGCGCCGACGGCCTCGCTCCGGACGCGCTCCTCGACCTCGACGGCCGGGCCGTCCTCGACCTGGCCGCCGTCCTGTTCGCCGCCGAATCCTCCGGGCTCGCCGACTGGACGACCGTGACCGCCGCGGAGTACGCGAAGGTCCGCGAGCAGTTCGGCCGTCCGATCGGGCAGTTCCAGGGCGTCAAGCACCGCTGCGCCCGCATGCTCGCCCACGCCGAACAGGCCCGCGCCTGCGCGTGGGACGCCGCCCGCGCCCAGGACGAGGGCCGCCCCGACGAGGCGTCCCTCGCCGCCGCCGTGGCCGGCGCGACGTCCGTCCAGGCCGCCTTCACCACCGCGAAGGACTGCGTCAACACGCTCGGCGGCATCGGCTTCACCTGGGAGCACGACGCGAGCCTGTACCTGCGCCGGACGCAGACGCTCCGGATCGTCCTCGGCTCCACCGGCGCCTGGCGGCGCCGCGTCGCGCGCCTCACCCTCGACGGCGTCCGCCGCGAACTGTCCGTCGAGCTCCCGCCCGAGGCGGAGAAGATCCGCGGGGACGTCCGCGCCGAACTCGAACCGGCCAAGGCCCTCTCCGGCAAGGAGCGGATCGGCTACCTCGCCGCCCGCGGCTACACGGCCCCGCACCTCCCGGCCCCCTGGGGCAAGGGCGCGGACGCCGTCACCCAGCTCGTCATCGCCGAGGAGATGCGCGCCGCCGACCTGCGCGCCCACGACATGATCATCGGCAACTGGGTGGTGCCGACGCTCATCGCGCACGGTTCGTCCGCCCAGCACGAGCGCTTCCTGCCGGGCTCCCTGCGCGGCGACATCCGCTGGTGCCAGCTGTTCAGCGAGCCCGGCGCCGGTTCCGACCTCGCCGCCCTGTCCACCCGCGCCGAGAAGGTCGACGGCGGCTGGAAGATCAGCGGCCAGAAGGTCTGGACGTCCATGGCCCGCGAGGCCGACTGGGGCATCCTGCTCGCGCGCACCGACGCGTCCGTTCCCAAGCACAAGGGCCTGTCGTACTTCCTCCTCGACATGAAGTCGCCCGGCATCGACATCCGGCCCCTCCGCGAGCTGACCGGCGACACCCTGTTCAACGAGGTGTTCCTCGACGGCGCCTTCATCCCGGACGACCTCCTCGTCGCCGCCCCGGGCGACGGCTGGAAGCTCGCCCGCACCACCCTCGCGAACGAGCGCGTGTCGCTGTCCAACGACTCGTCCCTCGGCAGCGGCGGCGAGGCCCTCCTCAAGCTCGTCGGGGAGGACGACGACGAGCGCCTCACCACCCTCGGCGGGATTCTCTGCGACGCCCAGTCCAGCAGCCTGTTCGGCCTGCGCACCACGCTGCGCTCCCTCGCCGGGGGCCAGCCGGGCGCCGAGTCGTCCATCGGCAAGCTCATCGGCGTCGAGCACATCCAGCAGGTGTGGGAGACCGCCGTCGACTGGATCGGCCCGGACGCCCTCACCGGCGAAGGCCCCGGAGGCATGCAGGACCCCACGTGGATGTTCCTGAACTCCCGCAACATGTCGATCGCCGGCGGTACCACCGACGTCCAGCTCAACATCATCGGCGAGCGCGTCCTCGGGCTGCCCCGGGACCCGCAGCCGACGGGGAGGCCCGCATGA
- a CDS encoding class I SAM-dependent methyltransferase — protein MRTFEELVAEAEAAPVEGWDFSWFEGRATEARPSWGYQRSMSARLRGVDAGLDVQTGGGEVLAGAASFPRTMVATEGWAPNVAKATRLLHPRGVVVVADPDEPPLPFADAAFDLVTSRHPVTVWWDEIARVLRPGGAYFAQHVGPGSVWEVVEYFLGPQPEAKRARHPDVERAGAEAAGLEIVDLRMERLRMEFFDVGAVVHFLRKVVWTVPGFTVERYRDRLRELDARIRADGPFVAHSTRVLVDARKP, from the coding sequence GTGCGTACGTTCGAGGAGCTTGTGGCGGAGGCGGAGGCGGCGCCCGTCGAGGGGTGGGACTTCTCGTGGTTCGAGGGGCGGGCCACGGAGGCGCGTCCCTCGTGGGGGTATCAGCGGTCGATGAGCGCGCGGCTGCGCGGGGTCGATGCCGGGCTGGACGTCCAGACGGGCGGGGGCGAGGTGCTCGCGGGGGCCGCGTCCTTCCCGCGGACGATGGTGGCCACCGAGGGGTGGGCGCCGAACGTCGCGAAGGCGACCCGGCTGCTGCATCCGCGCGGGGTCGTCGTGGTGGCGGATCCGGACGAGCCGCCGCTGCCGTTCGCCGACGCGGCGTTCGACCTGGTGACGAGTCGGCATCCGGTGACCGTGTGGTGGGACGAGATCGCGCGGGTGCTCCGGCCGGGCGGGGCGTACTTCGCGCAGCACGTGGGGCCCGGGAGCGTCTGGGAGGTCGTGGAGTACTTCCTCGGGCCGCAACCGGAGGCGAAACGGGCGCGGCATCCGGACGTGGAGCGGGCCGGTGCGGAGGCGGCGGGGCTGGAGATCGTCGACCTGCGGATGGAACGGCTCCGGATGGAGTTCTTCGACGTGGGCGCCGTCGTCCATTTCCTGCGGAAGGTCGTGTGGACGGTCCCGGGGTTCACGGTCGAGCGATATCGGGACCGGCTGCGGGAGCTGGACGCGCGGATCCGGGCGGACGGCCCGTTCGTCGCCCATTCGACGCGCGTGCTCGTCGACGCGCGCAAGCCCTGA
- a CDS encoding ABC transporter ATP-binding protein translates to MNGDRAPVLRASGLSRAYGRDESMVWAVDGVDLDVPAGQTLAVTGPSGCGKSTLLQLLGGLDRPSEGEVWLGGRRIDRLGERALARLRRRAVGFVFQSFHLMDELTAAENVELPALLAGATPRTARRRAAGLLDRVGLAERTRHRPSQLSGGQRQRVAIARALVNEPLVVFADEPTGNLDSAATNEVLRLFGELRSAGQTLVMVTHDERVAATADRVVSLRDGRTAGDDRPHERPDDRRSGLGALLNWEE, encoded by the coding sequence ATGAACGGAGATCGGGCGCCGGTGCTGCGGGCGTCCGGCCTGTCGCGGGCGTACGGGCGGGACGAGAGCATGGTGTGGGCCGTCGACGGCGTCGACCTGGACGTACCGGCCGGGCAGACGCTCGCGGTGACCGGTCCCAGCGGGTGCGGCAAGTCGACGCTGCTGCAGCTCCTCGGCGGGCTCGACCGGCCCAGCGAGGGCGAGGTGTGGCTCGGGGGAAGGCGCATCGACCGGCTGGGCGAACGGGCGCTGGCCAGGCTGCGGCGGCGTGCCGTCGGCTTCGTGTTCCAGTCGTTCCACCTGATGGACGAGCTGACGGCGGCGGAGAACGTCGAGCTGCCCGCGCTGCTCGCCGGTGCGACGCCGCGCACCGCGCGGCGGCGGGCCGCCGGGCTGCTCGACCGGGTGGGGCTCGCCGAGCGGACCCGGCACCGGCCCTCGCAGCTATCGGGCGGGCAGCGGCAGCGGGTCGCCATCGCCCGCGCGCTGGTCAACGAGCCGCTGGTGGTCTTCGCGGACGAGCCCACCGGGAACCTCGACAGCGCCGCGACGAACGAGGTCCTGCGGCTGTTCGGCGAGCTGCGCTCGGCGGGCCAGACGCTGGTCATGGTGACCCACGACGAGCGCGTCGCCGCCACGGCGGACCGAGTCGTCTCCCTGCGGGACGGGCGGACGGCCGGCGACGACCGGCCGCACGAGCGTCCGGACGATCGCCGCAGCGGGCTCGGCGCGCTGCTGAACTGGGAGGAGTGA
- a CDS encoding PaaI family thioesterase: protein MTIDLQASARHCGVDGASAAARRVIAALVRAGDISTADMTDIADRLNAVADDLEATAPPLGDRLVDMWQGDGNTRHDPATGPENPIAPPLEYEGTADGGISADVTLDLPYQGPPSSVHGGVSALMLDHTLGVANGWAGVSGMTAELTLRYHRLTPLFEPVTVSARQVSVDGRKIRTVGAIRHDGRDCVTAEGLFIAKYPPRPR, encoded by the coding sequence ATGACGATCGACCTCCAGGCGTCCGCGCGGCACTGCGGCGTCGACGGCGCCTCCGCCGCCGCCCGCCGCGTCATCGCCGCGCTCGTCCGCGCCGGAGACATCTCCACGGCGGACATGACGGACATCGCCGACCGGCTGAACGCCGTCGCCGACGACCTCGAAGCGACGGCGCCGCCCCTCGGCGACCGCCTGGTCGACATGTGGCAGGGCGACGGCAACACCCGCCACGACCCGGCCACCGGCCCCGAGAACCCCATCGCCCCGCCCCTCGAATACGAGGGCACGGCCGACGGCGGCATCTCGGCGGACGTCACCCTCGACCTCCCCTACCAGGGGCCGCCGTCGAGCGTCCACGGCGGCGTCTCCGCGCTGATGCTCGACCACACCCTCGGGGTCGCGAACGGCTGGGCGGGCGTTTCGGGCATGACGGCCGAACTCACCCTCCGCTACCACCGGCTGACGCCGCTGTTCGAGCCCGTCACCGTCTCGGCCCGCCAGGTCTCCGTGGACGGCCGCAAGATCCGGACGGTCGGCGCGATCCGGCACGACGGCCGGGACTGCGTCACCGCCGAGGGCCTGTTCATCGCGAAGTACCCGCCCCGCCCCCGCTGA
- a CDS encoding ATP-binding protein: MGFRVDEWGLRAIADEVSLIVTELVTNAVRSVPDSMIRVRFTREVGCVLLAVWDASDAMPVARPLVPDVRPDPMALEPGHEEGGRGLHLVRALASECGACKTEPSGKWVWAKVAAG; this comes from the coding sequence GTGGGGTTTCGGGTGGACGAGTGGGGGCTGCGGGCGATCGCCGACGAGGTCTCGTTGATCGTCACGGAATTGGTCACGAACGCGGTTCGCAGTGTGCCGGATTCGATGATTCGGGTTCGGTTCACGCGGGAGGTCGGGTGCGTTCTCCTCGCGGTGTGGGACGCGTCGGACGCGATGCCGGTCGCGCGGCCGCTCGTCCCGGACGTCCGGCCCGACCCCATGGCGCTGGAGCCCGGGCACGAGGAGGGCGGGCGGGGGCTGCACCTCGTGCGGGCGCTCGCGTCGGAGTGCGGGGCCTGCAAGACCGAGCCGTCCGGCAAGTGGGTCTGGGCGAAGGTCGCCGCCGGATGA
- a CDS encoding DUF397 domain-containing protein: MTTWRKSSYTGAGGTDNCVELAHLADAVGIRDSKAPEIGHLSLAPSVFADLLARVKRGEVGR, translated from the coding sequence ATGACAACTTGGCGGAAGAGCAGCTACACGGGTGCAGGCGGTACCGACAACTGCGTTGAGCTTGCGCACCTCGCGGACGCGGTCGGCATCCGCGACAGCAAGGCGCCCGAGATCGGCCACCTCTCCCTCGCCCCCTCGGTGTTCGCCGACCTCCTTGCCCGCGTGAAGCGGGGCGAGGTCGGGCGCTGA
- a CDS encoding TetR-like C-terminal domain-containing protein, whose protein sequence is MASSAYELAQRLGDEAVRTSVLDAASRLLAVEGPAALALRRIAAEVGCSTTVLYRMFAGKAGLVEALYVEAFERFRRRLAAVPKRDDPLAYLTDLGRAYRANALDERNYYRLMFGEPVPGFRPSDDALVQAAATFAILEDALAGCAAAGLLVDGDPRHFAASLWAAIHGVVSLELAGHLPDDADEIFDATLIAMGIGLFRK, encoded by the coding sequence ATGGCTTCGAGCGCGTACGAACTGGCTCAGCGGCTGGGGGACGAGGCGGTGCGTACGTCGGTCCTGGACGCCGCGAGCCGGTTGCTGGCCGTCGAGGGGCCGGCAGCGCTGGCGCTGCGGCGGATCGCCGCCGAGGTCGGCTGCTCCACGACCGTCCTGTACCGGATGTTCGCCGGGAAAGCCGGGCTGGTGGAGGCGCTGTACGTCGAGGCGTTCGAGCGGTTCCGCCGACGGCTGGCCGCGGTGCCGAAACGGGACGACCCGTTGGCGTACCTCACCGACCTGGGGCGCGCCTACCGCGCCAACGCCCTGGACGAGCGCAACTACTACCGGCTGATGTTCGGCGAGCCCGTCCCCGGGTTCCGGCCGAGCGACGACGCGCTGGTGCAGGCCGCGGCGACCTTCGCGATCCTGGAGGACGCCCTGGCCGGCTGCGCCGCCGCCGGGCTGCTCGTCGACGGCGACCCGCGCCATTTCGCCGCGTCGCTCTGGGCCGCCATCCACGGGGTGGTGAGCCTCGAACTCGCGGGCCACCTGCCGGACGACGCGGACGAGATCTTCGACGCCACCCTCATCGCCATGGGAATCGGACTGTTCCGCAAGTAG
- a CDS encoding helix-turn-helix domain-containing protein — protein sequence MVIMVNPAPDPTVSLYALMAYYLRFLRLKHKMTQTQVGEIIGCTKGQVSKYEAGSRQLDERECAALDAAWDTGGLFAILLRYAKMGVDPNWQQKLRKYQQRATTLRLFYNNVIPMPFQAEGYARGLLEAGHTAQRVVDVETEVEKRMKHQVEMLAGEPMVWMVLDEVALRPMGSAPVMKEQRDLLLELGCQRNISIRVLPESAAPHIGIDGSFTCFEFGNGHRAAFAGTSLDVGRVIEDQAEAAEVAIRFERIAARSWSEDQSREWIAGMRT from the coding sequence ATGGTGATCATGGTCAACCCGGCGCCGGATCCGACCGTCTCGCTCTACGCGCTCATGGCGTACTACCTGCGCTTTCTTCGACTCAAGCACAAGATGACCCAGACTCAGGTGGGGGAGATCATCGGGTGCACGAAAGGGCAAGTTTCTAAGTACGAGGCCGGAAGTCGTCAACTGGACGAACGTGAATGCGCGGCACTGGACGCGGCGTGGGACACGGGCGGCCTCTTCGCGATCTTGCTCCGCTACGCCAAGATGGGTGTCGACCCCAACTGGCAGCAAAAGCTACGCAAGTACCAACAGCGTGCCACAACGCTCCGCTTGTTCTACAACAACGTCATACCGATGCCCTTCCAAGCGGAGGGATACGCCCGGGGGTTGCTGGAGGCCGGGCATACGGCACAGCGGGTGGTTGACGTTGAGACAGAGGTCGAAAAGCGCATGAAACATCAAGTGGAGATGCTTGCCGGAGAGCCCATGGTGTGGATGGTCCTTGATGAAGTGGCTCTCCGCCCCATGGGAAGCGCCCCGGTCATGAAAGAGCAGCGCGATCTCCTGCTTGAGTTGGGGTGTCAACGCAACATATCGATCCGGGTCCTGCCGGAGAGTGCCGCTCCTCACATCGGGATCGATGGCTCGTTTACGTGTTTCGAGTTCGGTAACGGGCATCGTGCGGCATTCGCTGGCACCAGCCTGGATGTCGGACGAGTCATAGAAGATCAGGCCGAGGCTGCCGAAGTGGCGATACGCTTCGAACGTATCGCCGCTCGATCATGGAGCGAAGATCAATCTCGTGAGTGGATAGCAGGGATGCGGACATGA
- a CDS encoding alpha/beta hydrolase: MGEISRRGFLIAGGLFAAGGGVAALVEAGVLPGKERAAQALGRCGEMPTPPPVSPGPVQEHTLRAGGESVRVVIGRPPGARTPLPVAVLLHGGGGNARTPFDAYAIQNYLADAVGEGTPPFAVASVDRWYTGGLVMNHLLPFLAEQGLETGRFGLLGWSMGGDGALRLASEQGASKVAALVATSPAINDSDARRYGRRLTGIPTWAGCGDHDSFADPTKELLATLRDAGEQPEGGIYSGCHDAAFRRKMLPRQLAFLGPHLTTPPGS; this comes from the coding sequence ATGGGCGAGATATCACGGCGGGGCTTCTTGATCGCCGGAGGCTTGTTCGCGGCCGGCGGAGGCGTCGCGGCGCTGGTGGAAGCGGGCGTGCTGCCGGGCAAGGAACGCGCCGCGCAAGCGCTCGGACGCTGCGGCGAGATGCCCACTCCCCCGCCGGTCTCGCCAGGCCCGGTGCAGGAACACACCCTGCGCGCGGGCGGCGAGTCCGTCCGCGTCGTGATCGGCCGCCCGCCCGGCGCACGGACGCCGCTGCCGGTCGCCGTCCTGCTGCACGGCGGCGGCGGGAACGCACGCACCCCGTTCGACGCGTACGCGATCCAGAACTACCTGGCCGACGCGGTGGGCGAGGGCACGCCACCGTTCGCCGTGGCGTCCGTGGACCGCTGGTACACCGGCGGCCTCGTCATGAACCACCTGCTCCCGTTCCTGGCCGAACAGGGCTTGGAAACCGGACGGTTCGGCCTGCTCGGCTGGTCGATGGGCGGCGACGGCGCGCTGCGCCTGGCGTCCGAGCAGGGCGCCTCGAAAGTGGCCGCGCTGGTGGCGACGTCCCCGGCGATCAACGACTCGGACGCGCGGCGCTATGGCCGACGACTGACCGGGATCCCGACGTGGGCCGGATGCGGCGACCACGACTCCTTCGCCGACCCGACCAAGGAACTTCTGGCGACCCTGCGCGATGCGGGCGAGCAACCGGAAGGCGGGATCTACTCCGGCTGCCACGACGCGGCGTTCCGCCGCAAAATGCTCCCCCGCCAACTAGCCTTCCTGGGCCCCCACCTGACCACCCCGCCCGGCAGTTGA
- a CDS encoding ABC transporter permease, producing MGRLLLTWRLVASDLRRRPGEAAMFVVAVTACTAFLTLGLTANNAVVAGYMKTRAATAGPDITAITPSTDPVPMVEAIDRAPGVAARTGPIFAFDTEVRANGRTASTSVEGRDAAPSAVDRPLVTSGTWVRPGGAVVERGFAQALGVDAGDRVTIGGRAYPVVGTAISAATPVHPWSNWAQIGPSDRGGRIWFTTADARAAADDESGVHLVHVKLTESDADSVARWGDEVFTSDGRGVVGTNIRDWQTVLHDDMNMIHGTQPSLVVGGWLLAVAATVTLAALAAVRAVRDNRRAGLLKAVGAGPGTVAAVLLAQYLLLTALATALGLAVGSLAAPELADPSAGLLNTAGPPSTAIVVAAAVLAVLVAVAGTLGPVLRAARTSTVAALAAPAHPHAHHPWLTAMTAYLPTSLLVGVRLLVRRPGRAVLTFVGMTATAVTVTAMLGYRTAVATDPGTGLTAAAMEAVNDRNAQVILGITLALAALSAVNTVFLGWSAAVQARRSLAITRTLGATPGQVVAAICTAQLLPVVPALLLGAPSGSVLLWLVGGRLVTPPGSWLLAAAAVILLGAAALTALPAWLQTRGPAGRALEAGPA from the coding sequence GTGGGACGCCTACTGCTGACGTGGCGGCTGGTCGCGTCCGACCTGCGCCGCCGTCCCGGCGAGGCCGCCATGTTCGTCGTCGCCGTCACCGCCTGCACGGCCTTCCTGACCCTCGGGCTCACGGCCAACAACGCCGTGGTCGCCGGGTACATGAAGACCCGCGCGGCGACCGCCGGGCCCGACATCACGGCCATCACGCCGTCCACGGACCCGGTCCCCATGGTCGAGGCCATCGACCGCGCGCCCGGGGTGGCCGCGCGGACCGGCCCGATCTTCGCGTTCGACACCGAGGTCCGGGCGAACGGCCGTACCGCGTCGACGTCGGTCGAGGGGCGCGACGCCGCGCCGTCCGCCGTGGACCGGCCGCTGGTGACGTCCGGGACGTGGGTACGGCCGGGCGGCGCGGTCGTCGAGCGCGGCTTCGCGCAGGCGCTCGGCGTGGACGCCGGCGACCGCGTCACCATCGGCGGGCGCGCCTATCCGGTGGTCGGGACCGCGATCAGCGCGGCCACGCCGGTGCATCCGTGGAGCAACTGGGCCCAGATCGGGCCGAGCGATCGGGGCGGCAGGATCTGGTTCACCACCGCGGACGCGCGCGCGGCCGCGGACGACGAGTCCGGTGTGCACCTGGTGCACGTGAAGCTGACCGAATCCGACGCCGACTCGGTGGCCCGCTGGGGCGACGAGGTGTTCACGTCCGACGGGCGGGGCGTCGTCGGGACCAACATCCGCGACTGGCAGACCGTTCTGCACGACGACATGAACATGATCCACGGCACGCAGCCCTCCCTGGTCGTGGGCGGCTGGCTGCTCGCCGTGGCGGCGACCGTCACGCTGGCGGCGCTCGCCGCGGTGCGCGCCGTCCGCGACAACCGGCGGGCCGGGCTGCTCAAGGCCGTCGGCGCCGGTCCCGGGACGGTCGCGGCCGTCCTGCTGGCGCAGTACCTGCTGCTGACGGCCCTGGCGACCGCGCTCGGGCTGGCCGTGGGATCGCTGGCGGCGCCCGAACTGGCCGATCCCAGTGCCGGGCTGCTCAACACCGCCGGGCCGCCGAGCACCGCGATCGTCGTCGCGGCGGCCGTCCTCGCCGTCCTGGTCGCGGTGGCCGGGACGCTCGGACCCGTCCTGCGCGCCGCCCGCACCAGCACCGTGGCCGCCCTCGCCGCCCCGGCGCACCCGCACGCGCACCATCCGTGGCTGACCGCCATGACGGCGTACCTGCCCACCTCGCTGCTGGTCGGCGTGCGGCTGCTCGTGCGCCGGCCCGGACGCGCCGTCCTGACCTTCGTCGGGATGACCGCGACCGCCGTCACCGTCACCGCGATGCTCGGCTACCGCACCGCCGTCGCGACCGACCCGGGCACCGGGCTGACCGCCGCCGCCATGGAGGCGGTGAACGACCGGAACGCCCAGGTGATCCTCGGCATCACGCTCGCGCTGGCGGCGCTGTCGGCGGTCAACACCGTGTTCCTCGGCTGGAGCGCCGCCGTGCAGGCCCGGCGTTCCCTGGCGATCACCCGTACGCTCGGCGCCACGCCCGGCCAGGTGGTCGCGGCGATCTGCACCGCGCAACTCCTGCCCGTCGTGCCCGCGCTGCTGCTGGGCGCCCCGAGCGGGAGCGTCCTGCTCTGGCTGGTCGGCGGCAGGCTCGTCACGCCCCCGGGGTCGTGGCTGCTCGCCGCCGCGGCCGTCATCCTGCTGGGCGCAGCGGCGCTGACCGCCCTGCCCGCGTGGCTGCAGACCCGCGGCCCGGCCGGGCGCGCCCTCGAAGCCGGACCTGCCTGA